The Desulfonatronovibrio magnus genome has a window encoding:
- a CDS encoding CoB--CoM heterodisulfide reductase iron-sulfur subunit A family protein has translation MPKVGVYVCHCGTNIAGVIDIESVRAFAETLPEVAVARKDLFMCSDSGQELIKQDIREGLVDRVVVAACTPRTHEPIFRAAVEAAGLNKYLFEMANIRDQGSWVHPDEPELATEKAMKLLASAVGKASRLKPLEDKYVDVTQAALVIGGGVAGISSALELANMGYTTYLVEKDPSIGGIMAQLDKTFPTNDCSACILTPLMVDVGNHPNIKLMTYSEVEEVEGFVGNFKVKVRHKQSYIDWKKCTGCGDCAEVCLEQTKGKIPDEFNQGLSPRGAAYIHFPQAVPKKAVVDAASCISCKGHKFGQEPKISKKTGKPMIAPCQEACPADAINRSQQLDPQGEIEEIQVGTIVVATGYQVMDKKWFKELAPDSPNVVTALQLERIISATGPSEGKLLRPSDKQKPKTITFVSCVGSRDEKFHTYCSRVCCMYMIKQARLIKEKYKDINIYMHFIDVRAAGKEYDEYYTGARSMGINILKGKVGGLEILPEDRLRVLAYDMEAAVPIEYESDLVVLATAIEAPDTAKKLAQATGLQFCGSHFYRELHPKLGPVETSVQGLFLAGCCQGPKDIPDTVSQAKGAAAVAAVPLAQGKVRIDPIISEVHTEKCSGCGICLPLCPYDAITLRIVADKPRAEIDMTACKGCGVCTTACPSAAIVLHGYEEEQIYAQIRALTA, from the coding sequence ATGCCTAAAGTAGGCGTATATGTGTGCCATTGCGGTACCAACATCGCCGGAGTCATTGACATTGAGTCTGTACGAGCATTTGCTGAAACCTTACCGGAAGTAGCGGTTGCCCGTAAAGACCTTTTCATGTGTTCTGATTCCGGACAGGAACTCATCAAACAGGATATCAGGGAAGGTCTGGTGGACCGGGTGGTTGTTGCAGCGTGCACGCCCAGAACCCACGAGCCCATATTTCGGGCTGCTGTGGAAGCTGCCGGGCTGAACAAGTATCTCTTTGAAATGGCCAATATCCGGGACCAGGGCAGCTGGGTTCACCCTGATGAACCTGAGCTGGCCACTGAAAAGGCCATGAAGCTTCTGGCCAGTGCTGTGGGCAAGGCTTCCAGGCTCAAGCCCCTGGAAGACAAGTATGTGGATGTGACCCAGGCTGCCCTGGTCATTGGCGGTGGAGTGGCAGGCATATCCTCAGCCCTTGAACTGGCCAACATGGGCTACACCACCTATCTGGTGGAAAAAGATCCGTCCATAGGCGGAATCATGGCTCAGTTGGACAAGACTTTTCCCACCAATGACTGTTCTGCCTGTATCCTTACTCCCCTTATGGTTGATGTGGGCAACCATCCCAATATTAAGCTCATGACCTACAGTGAAGTGGAGGAAGTGGAAGGTTTTGTAGGCAATTTTAAAGTCAAGGTCAGGCATAAGCAGTCATATATTGACTGGAAAAAGTGTACCGGCTGCGGGGACTGTGCTGAAGTCTGCTTAGAGCAGACCAAGGGCAAAATCCCGGATGAATTCAACCAGGGCTTATCCCCAAGGGGTGCAGCATACATTCATTTTCCCCAGGCTGTGCCTAAAAAGGCAGTTGTAGATGCTGCCAGCTGTATCAGCTGTAAGGGCCATAAGTTTGGTCAAGAGCCAAAGATCAGCAAGAAAACAGGTAAGCCCATGATTGCACCCTGTCAGGAGGCCTGCCCGGCTGACGCCATTAACCGCAGCCAGCAGTTAGATCCCCAGGGCGAAATTGAAGAGATCCAGGTAGGAACAATTGTCGTGGCCACAGGCTATCAGGTCATGGACAAGAAATGGTTCAAAGAGCTGGCTCCTGATTCCCCCAATGTGGTCACTGCCCTGCAGTTAGAGAGAATCATCTCAGCTACAGGACCTTCAGAAGGCAAGCTGCTGCGTCCCTCTGACAAGCAGAAACCCAAGACCATTACTTTTGTTTCCTGTGTGGGCTCAAGAGATGAAAAATTTCACACCTACTGCTCAAGGGTCTGCTGCATGTACATGATCAAGCAGGCCAGGCTTATCAAGGAAAAGTATAAGGATATCAATATCTACATGCATTTTATTGATGTCCGGGCAGCAGGCAAGGAATACGATGAATATTATACCGGTGCTCGCTCTATGGGCATCAACATTTTGAAAGGAAAAGTAGGCGGACTGGAAATTCTGCCTGAAGACCGGCTCAGGGTTCTGGCCTATGACATGGAAGCAGCTGTACCCATTGAATACGAATCCGACCTGGTTGTCCTGGCTACAGCCATTGAGGCCCCGGACACTGCCAAGAAACTGGCCCAGGCCACAGGCCTGCAATTCTGCGGATCTCATTTTTACCGTGAACTCCACCCCAAGCTTGGACCCGTGGAAACCTCAGTGCAGGGTCTTTTCCTGGCCGGGTGCTGTCAGGGCCCCAAAGATATTCCAGACACTGTATCCCAGGCCAAGGGAGCAGCAGCCGTTGCTGCAGTACCTCTGGCTCAGGGCAAGGTCAGGATTGATCCCATCATATCCGAGGTTCATACCGAAAAATGCAGTGGATGTGGAATCTGTCTGCCCCTGTGTCCTTATGATGCCATTACTCTGAGGATCGTTGCAGATAAACCCAGAGCGGAAATCGACATGACCGCGTGTAAGGGTTGCGGGGTGTGCACCACTGCCTGTCCTTCAGCAGCCATTGTTCTACACGGATATGAAGAGGAACAGATCTACGCTCAGATCAGAGCGCTGACTGCCTGA